The genomic region CGGGATCCAGTCCCGACGGCTGCTGGATCAGCGCGGCCAGCAGCGCACCCTCGGCGACGGTGAGGTCTTCGACCGGCTTGTCGAAGTACGCCTTCGACGCCGCCGCCACACCGTAGGCGCCGCGACCGAAATAGATGATGTTCAGATACGACTGCAGCACCTGGTCTTTGGACCAGTCGCCGGCCATCTTCGTCGAGATGACCAGCTCCTTGGCCTTGCGGATCAGACCGGCCAGGCCGGTGCGTTCGGAGCCGACCAACGCGTTCTTGACGTACTGCTGGGTGATCGTCGAGCCGCCCTGCAGGTCGCCGCCGAACAGGTTGTTCTTGATGGCGCGCAGGAAGCCGGTGATCGAGAACCCGGGATTGGAGTAGAAGTCGCGGTCCTCAGCGGCCATCACCGCGTTACGCACCTGCACCGGGATCTGGTCGATGTCGACGTCGATGCGGTTGCCCTCCGGCGGCACGATCTTCGCCAGCTCGCTGCCGTCGCTGGCCAGGATCGTCGAGACCTGGTTGGTGCGGATGTCGCCCGGCTTGGGCACCTCGACGATCAGGTAGGCCATGCCGAAGGTGATGATCGGCAGCACGATGAACACCGCCGCCGCGATCAGTGCGCCGCGGCGCACCCACTTCCAGTTGATCTTGGGCAGGTTCGGCCGTGCGGGACCACCGCCCGACGCCGACCCACCGCCGCCGCCACCGGTCGGCGGCTTGCGCGGCGGGGCCGGTGGCGCCGGTGGCTTCTTCTTGGGCGCGGGCACCCCGTCGAGCGCCGCCTTGACGACGTCGATCGGGTCACGCAGATGCGGCGGGGCCTCGCGCACCGGCGGCAGCACCGTGGTGCGGCGGTCCTCCGGCGGCACCGGCGGGCGGCTGCCCGGCGCCCGGATGGGCGCGGGCCGGTTCTCCGGCGGCCGGTTCTCCTTGTTCTCCGGAGCGTTCTCCGGAGCGTTCTCCGGAGCGTTCCCCGAAGCCCGGTGGGCACCGCCCTCGGTTGGTTTGGACGCGCTCACGCCTTCAGTCCCCCGTTCCCCGCGGACATCGTTGACTGACCGGTCGTGGCGCCCTTCGCTATTCACTGGCCGTGCGCGCACGGCTGCGCGCCGATCGAGTGCCGCGCGACCGGGATCCGCCGGTGGGCGGGACCGCGCCGAGCACGTACGACTTCACCAGGTGATTCCAGCTGCAGGTGCGGCATACCTCCACCACGTGTACGGAGAACTCGTCGTATCGGGACGCCAGCAGGACCAACTCCTCCGCGGTCCGCGCGGAACCCGACACCGGGCCCAGATGATCACCGAACACCCACGACACCAGCGTGAGCTGTTCCTTACGGCAGATCGGGCACGTCACCGAACTGGGCTTGCCATGGAACTTCGCGGCGCGCAGCAGGTACGGATTGGCGTCGCAGACCTCCGAGACACCGGTGCGCCCCGAATAGACCTCAGCCAGCAGGGACCGCCGCTGGAGGGCGTAGTCCACCACCTGTCGCTGCAACCGCACGAAGTCCAGAGTACGTCGGTGATCAGACTGCGGGAGCGCGACTGCCCGCACGGCCGCCCCGCACACACGTCTCTCTAAGGTGTGATCGAGATTCCGGACTCTGGGGAGAACTCGATGCTGGACGGGCGCGATTTCGCCCTCGACGGCGGACCGACCGGCGAGGACACCAGCCGGTTCACCCGCCAGCTCGGGGAGACCTGGTGCTTCGGCGGGCGCGCCTTCGGCGGCTACACCTCGGCGCTGGCGCAGGCCGCGGTGTTCGCACACAGCGGTCGGCGGGTGGCGACGTCGCTGTCGGTGACCTTCGTCGACCCCGGCCGTCCCGGTCCCGTCCAGATCGACGTGCGGACGCTGCGCGGCGGGCGCACCGCGGCCGCGTACGAGGCCACCGTCAGCCAGGACGGCCGCACCGTGCTGATCGCCAGCAGCTGGATGGCCGACGGCTGGCTCGACCCGCCGTCGGTGGACGCGCCGGTGCCGTTCGGCCGGTACGGTTCGCCGCCACCGGATCCCGAGACCGGGTCGGATCTGGCCTGGATCGCCCGCCGGTACCCGGCGCTGCGGTTCGCCCACCGCCGCGGACTCGACTACCCCGGCGAGGTGGACCAGTTCGGCGACAAGGCGCCCGAGATCGCGCTGTGGGTGCGCGCCGAGGTCGACGGCGCAGACGGTGCGGACGACGAGCCGCTGGCGCATCCGCAGATCGCCGACGTGCTGCACGCCGACGCCCACCTGTTCGACGCGCCGGCCAAGGTGTCGGGTTTCGTCGACTCCTGGCTGCTCAGCCTCGACCTCAACGTGGTCTGGCAGCCGGGCGCGCACCTGCTGCCGTCGACGTCGTGGCGGCTGCTGGAGGCGCGCGGGTCGGTGACCGGCGGCGCCTGCACCGCCTACGGTTCGCTGCGCGCGCCCGACGGCTCGCTTCTGGCCGTGCTGACGTCTCAGGGCCTCATACGCTGAGCTTTGCTTCTACGATCGTCGCGTGGCAACCAGCTTGTCGGGTCGGCAGACCGCGGGAACGCGTGCGCGCGACACCGACCGCAACGACACGTGCCAGATCCTCGACAACGCCCTCAGCGAGGGTCAGCTGTCGATGGCCGAGCACGGGGAGCGGATCAAGGCCGCGACCAACGCCAAGACGCTCGGCGAGCTGGCCGCGCTGGTCGCCGACCTGCAGACCAGCAACGCGCCGGTGCAGCTGCCGAAGCTCAGCAGGCCCCGGGTGCCGCAACTGCGCACCGGCTGGGGCCTGCGGCTGGCCTCCGGCGTCGTGCTGGTCGTCCTGGGCATCGCGATCGGCTGGGGCCTGTACGGCAACACCCCGTCGCCGCTGAACTTCACCTCCGACCCCGGCGCCAAGAACGACGGCGTCGCACCGGTGGTGCTGACCCCGCCGCGGCAACTGCACTCGCTGGGCGGGCTGACCGGGCTGTTCGAGCAGATGCGCAAGCGGTTCGGCGACACCGAGGGCTACCGGTTGACCATCTATCCCGACTACGCCTCGCTGACCCGACCGGACCCCGAGGAGCCGCGCCGCGAACTGAACTACACCTACCGGGGCGGCTGGGCCGACCCGACCAGCAGCGCGGTGACCGGGGGCGCCCAGGTGGTTGACCTGAGCGACTTCGACCACAAGGCAGTCGTCGGGGTGCTGCGCGGCGCGCCGGAGACCCTGAACATCAAGCCGCCCGACGTCACCGCCACGTATCTGACCATCGACGCCGCCGACGACCCGACCGCACCGCGCACGGTGGAGATCGGCGTCTACCTGTCGAGTGACTTCGGCAGCGGTTACATCAGGCTGGCCCCGGACGGCACCGTCAAGTACATCAGTTACCCCGACAATTAACCCCGACAACTAAACCCCGACCATTCACCCCGACAATTAACCCGCCCTGACCTCGGCGTTCACCCCGGCGCCACCCTTTTGTCGCATCGAATATATCGGCGCGATACACTGGCGCGAGGTGTCGAACCGCCGTAACGGGCTTGCAGAAGGGAGGTGTCCTGGTGTTGGAACTGGCCATCCTGGGACTCCTGCTGGAATCGCCCATGCACGGCTACGAACTGCGTAAGCGACTGACGGGCCTGCTGGGCGCCTTCCGGGCGTTCTCCTACGGCTCGCTGTACCCGGCCCTGCGCCGGATGCAGGCCGACGGGCTCATCGTCGAGGACGCAGCGCCGGACGGCACCCCGAAGATGCGCCGTGCGCGCCGGGTCTATCGGCTCACCGAGAAAGGGAAGCAGCGCTTCTCCGAACTGGTGGCCGACACCGGTCCGCAGAACTTCTCCGACGACGGGTTCGGGGTGCACCTCGCCTTCTTCAACCGCACGCCGGCCGAGGCCCGGATGCGGATCCTGGAGGGGCGTCGTCGTCAGGTGGAGGAACGCCGCGAAGGTCTGCGTGAAGCCATAGCGCGGGCCAGCAGCTCGATCGACCGGTACACCCGGCAGCTGCACCAGCTCGGCCTGGAGTCCAGTGAGCGCGAGGTCAAGTGGCTCAACGAGTTGATCGCGGCCGAACGTCTGAGTCAAGGACGCTCAGACAGTTCAGTGCAGCCGTAGGAATTACCGAACCAGTAGGGAAAAGGGAGTAAGTCGTCATGGCATCAAACGGAGAGGTGCGGGTCGCGATCGTCGGCGTGGGCAACTGCGCATCGTCGCTCGTGCAGGGCGTGCAGTACTACCAGGACGCCGATGAGTCGTCGACCGTGCCCGGTCTGATGCATGTGCGTCTCGGCCCCTACCACGTGCGCGACGTGAAGTTCGTCGCCGCGTTCGACGTGGACGCCAAGAAGGTCGGCTTCGACCTGTCGGAGGCGATCTTCGCGTCGGAGAACAACACCATCAAGATCGCCGACGTGCCGCCGCTGAACGTGACGGTGCAGCGCGGCCCGACCCTCGACGGCATCGGCAAGTACTACGCCGAGACCATCGAGGTGTCCGACTCCGAGCCGGTCGACGTGGTGCAGGCGCTCAAGGACGCCGAGGTCGACGTCCTCGTGTCCTACCTGCCCGTGGGTTCGGAGGAGGCCGACAAGTTCTACGCCCAGTGCGCCATCGACGCCAACGTGGCGTTCGTCAACGCGCTGCCGGTGTTCATCGCCTCGGATCCGGAGTGGGCCAAGAAGTTCGCCGACGCCGGCGTGCCGATCGTCGGTGACGACATCAAGAGCCAGGTCGGTGCGACCATCACCCACCGCGTGCTGGCCAAGCTGTTCGAGGACCGCGGGGTCACGCTGGACCGCACCTACCAGCTCAACGTCGGCGGCAACATGGACTTCAAGAACATGCTCGAGCGCGACCGCCTCGAGTCCAAGAAGGTCTCCAAGACCCAGGCCGTGACCTCCAACCTGACCGGCTCGCTGGCCGGCAAGGTCGAGGACAAGAACGTCCACATCGGCCCGTCCGACCACGTCGCCTGGCTCGACGACCGCAAGTGGGCCTACGTGCGCCTGGAGGGCCGCGCCTTCGGTGACGTGCCGCTGAACCTGGA from Mycolicibacterium phlei harbors:
- a CDS encoding inositol-3-phosphate synthase translates to MASNGEVRVAIVGVGNCASSLVQGVQYYQDADESSTVPGLMHVRLGPYHVRDVKFVAAFDVDAKKVGFDLSEAIFASENNTIKIADVPPLNVTVQRGPTLDGIGKYYAETIEVSDSEPVDVVQALKDAEVDVLVSYLPVGSEEADKFYAQCAIDANVAFVNALPVFIASDPEWAKKFADAGVPIVGDDIKSQVGATITHRVLAKLFEDRGVTLDRTYQLNVGGNMDFKNMLERDRLESKKVSKTQAVTSNLTGSLAGKVEDKNVHIGPSDHVAWLDDRKWAYVRLEGRAFGDVPLNLEYKLEVWDSPNSAGIIIDAVRAAKIAKDRGIGGPIEAASAYLMKSPPKQLPDDVARAQLEQFIEG
- a CDS encoding PadR family transcriptional regulator; translated protein: MLELAILGLLLESPMHGYELRKRLTGLLGAFRAFSYGSLYPALRRMQADGLIVEDAAPDGTPKMRRARRVYRLTEKGKQRFSELVADTGPQNFSDDGFGVHLAFFNRTPAEARMRILEGRRRQVEERREGLREAIARASSSIDRYTRQLHQLGLESSEREVKWLNELIAAERLSQGRSDSSVQP
- a CDS encoding DUF5318 domain-containing protein, giving the protein MRLQRQVVDYALQRRSLLAEVYSGRTGVSEVCDANPYLLRAAKFHGKPSSVTCPICRKEQLTLVSWVFGDHLGPVSGSARTAEELVLLASRYDEFSVHVVEVCRTCSWNHLVKSYVLGAVPPTGGSRSRGTRSARSRARTASE
- a CDS encoding thioesterase family protein; this encodes MIEIPDSGENSMLDGRDFALDGGPTGEDTSRFTRQLGETWCFGGRAFGGYTSALAQAAVFAHSGRRVATSLSVTFVDPGRPGPVQIDVRTLRGGRTAAAYEATVSQDGRTVLIASSWMADGWLDPPSVDAPVPFGRYGSPPPDPETGSDLAWIARRYPALRFAHRRGLDYPGEVDQFGDKAPEIALWVRAEVDGADGADDEPLAHPQIADVLHADAHLFDAPAKVSGFVDSWLLSLDLNVVWQPGAHLLPSTSWRLLEARGSVTGGACTAYGSLRAPDGSLLAVLTSQGLIR
- a CDS encoding DUF1707 SHOCT-like domain-containing protein — encoded protein: MATSLSGRQTAGTRARDTDRNDTCQILDNALSEGQLSMAEHGERIKAATNAKTLGELAALVADLQTSNAPVQLPKLSRPRVPQLRTGWGLRLASGVVLVVLGIAIGWGLYGNTPSPLNFTSDPGAKNDGVAPVVLTPPRQLHSLGGLTGLFEQMRKRFGDTEGYRLTIYPDYASLTRPDPEEPRRELNYTYRGGWADPTSSAVTGGAQVVDLSDFDHKAVVGVLRGAPETLNIKPPDVTATYLTIDAADDPTAPRTVEIGVYLSSDFGSGYIRLAPDGTVKYISYPDN